In a genomic window of Burkholderiales bacterium:
- the rpmI gene encoding 50S ribosomal protein L35 has translation MPKLKTKRGAAKRFKVLGGGGIKRTKSHLRHILTKKSRKRKRNLRGTTMIHPADKALVKNMLPYA, from the coding sequence GTGCCCAAACTCAAGACCAAGCGCGGCGCCGCCAAGCGCTTCAAAGTGCTGGGCGGCGGCGGGATCAAGCGCACCAAATCCCACCTGCGCCACATCCTCACCAAGAAGTCGCGCAAGCGCAAACGCAACCTGCGCGGGACGACCATGATTCACCCGGCCGACAAGGCCCTGGTGAAGAACATGCTGCCGTACGCGTAA
- the pheS gene encoding phenylalanine--tRNA ligase alpha subunit — translation MVQPLMESLDQLVQEALNEFQGVEDPDALERAKARYLGRAGVITGLLKGLGRLPAEERPAAGARINQAKQTLEEALARAREALAWRKLEERLASEALDVTLPGRGQGTGGMHPVTRTLARIEALFASIGFEIASGPEIETDYYNFTALNIPEGHPARAMHDTFYVEGGLLLRTHTSPIQIRYMERHTPPIKIIAPGKVYRVDSDATHSPMFHQVEGLWIDNHITFADLKGVVADFLRRFFERDTLQVRFRPSFFPFTEPSAEIDMSFGEGWLEIGGCGMVHPNVLKFVDIDAERYQGFAFGLGVERLAMLRYGVNDIRAFFENDLRFLKQFN, via the coding sequence ATGGTTCAGCCGTTGATGGAAAGCCTGGATCAGCTCGTCCAGGAGGCGCTCAACGAGTTCCAGGGCGTCGAGGACCCGGATGCCCTGGAGAGGGCGAAGGCGCGCTATCTGGGCCGCGCGGGGGTCATCACTGGGCTGCTGAAGGGGCTCGGCCGGTTGCCGGCCGAGGAACGGCCGGCGGCCGGCGCGCGGATCAACCAGGCGAAACAGACGCTGGAGGAGGCCCTCGCCCGCGCCCGGGAGGCGCTCGCCTGGCGCAAGCTGGAAGAACGCTTGGCCTCCGAGGCCCTCGACGTCACCCTCCCGGGACGGGGCCAGGGCACCGGGGGGATGCATCCCGTGACCCGCACCCTCGCCCGCATCGAGGCGCTGTTCGCTTCCATCGGCTTCGAGATCGCCTCCGGCCCGGAGATCGAGACCGACTATTACAACTTCACCGCCCTCAACATCCCGGAGGGGCATCCCGCCCGGGCCATGCACGACACGTTCTACGTGGAGGGCGGGCTGCTCCTGCGTACCCATACCTCCCCGATCCAGATCCGCTACATGGAGCGCCATACCCCGCCCATTAAGATCATCGCCCCGGGGAAGGTCTATCGCGTGGATTCGGACGCCACCCACTCCCCCATGTTCCACCAGGTGGAGGGCCTGTGGATCGACAACCACATCACCTTCGCCGACCTCAAGGGGGTGGTGGCCGATTTCCTGCGCCGGTTTTTCGAGCGGGACACCCTCCAGGTGCGCTTCCGGCCGTCCTTTTTCCCCTTCACCGAGCCGTCCGCCGAGATCGACATGAGTTTCGGCGAGGGCTGGCTGGAGATAGGCGGATGCGGCATGGTGCACCCCAACGTGCTGAAGTTTGTCGACATCGATGCCGAGCGCTATCAGGGTTTCGCTTTCGGCCTCGGTGTCGAGCGGCTGGCGATGCTGCGCTACGGCGTCAACGACATCCGGGCGTTTTTTGAAAACGATCTGCGCTTCCTGAAACAGTTCAATTAG
- a CDS encoding ABC transporter permease, which produces MRTPFCVRLGRLYGPAGWTSVALAAAILLVLFPILNLAVPAGSPLHIPDYLVTLIGKIMCYAMVALALDLIWGYAGILSLGHGLFFALGGYAMGMYLMRQIGRDGHYQSDLPDFMVFLDWKELPWHWWNTDQFWYAALLVVLVPGLLAFVFGYFAFRSRIKGVYFSIITQALTFAAMLLFFRNETGFGGNNGFTDFKRILGFPIATPETRMALFMVTGAALLLTLIAARFIVTSKLGRVLTAIRDAESRIMFSGYNPLHYKLFIWTLSAVICGIAGALYVPQVGIINPSEMSPANSIEIAIWVAVGGRGTLIGALVGAGIVNGAKSWFTVTFPEFWLYFLGLLFIAVTLFMPRGIVGLVQQLVARKP; this is translated from the coding sequence ATGCGCACGCCCTTCTGCGTCCGCCTGGGGCGTCTCTACGGTCCGGCCGGCTGGACCTCGGTAGCGCTCGCCGCCGCCATCTTGCTGGTCCTGTTCCCGATCCTCAACCTGGCAGTGCCCGCCGGAAGTCCGCTGCACATCCCAGACTACCTCGTGACGCTTATCGGCAAAATCATGTGCTACGCCATGGTCGCGCTCGCCCTGGACCTCATCTGGGGCTACGCCGGCATCCTGAGTCTGGGCCACGGTCTGTTTTTCGCCCTCGGCGGCTACGCCATGGGCATGTATCTCATGCGTCAGATCGGCCGCGACGGCCATTACCAGAGCGATCTCCCAGACTTCATGGTCTTTCTGGACTGGAAAGAGCTCCCCTGGCACTGGTGGAACACTGACCAGTTCTGGTACGCGGCGCTGCTCGTGGTGCTGGTGCCAGGACTGCTCGCCTTTGTATTCGGCTATTTCGCGTTTCGCTCCCGCATCAAGGGCGTGTACTTTTCCATCATCACCCAGGCCCTCACCTTCGCCGCCATGCTGCTGTTCTTCCGCAACGAGACCGGCTTCGGGGGCAATAACGGATTCACCGATTTCAAGCGCATCCTCGGCTTTCCCATCGCGACCCCCGAAACCCGTATGGCGCTGTTCATGGTCACCGGAGCCGCGCTCCTCTTGACGCTGATCGCCGCGCGCTTCATCGTCACTTCCAAGCTGGGCCGGGTGCTGACCGCCATCCGCGACGCCGAGAGCCGGATCATGTTCTCCGGCTACAACCCTTTGCACTATAAGCTGTTCATCTGGACGCTCTCCGCCGTCATCTGCGGCATCGCCGGGGCCCTATACGTGCCGCAGGTGGGCATCATCAACCCCAGCGAGATGTCGCCCGCCAACTCGATCGAGATCGCCATCTGGGTTGCCGTCGGCGGCCGCGGAACGCTCATCGGCGCGCTCGTGGGCGCCGGCATCGTCAACGGGGCGAAGAGTTGGTTCACGGTGACGTTCCCCGAGTTCTGGCTCTATTTCCTAGGGCTTCTGTTCATCGCGGTGACGCTCTTCATGCCGCGCGGAATCGTCGGGCTCGTGCAGCAGCTCGTGGCACGCAAACCATGA
- a CDS encoding urea ABC transporter substrate-binding protein, producing the protein MNRKQFLKTALGLAAALWWAAPLQAAETIKVGILHSLSGTMAISETVLKDVALMTIEEINAKGGVLGKKLEPVVVDPASNWPLFAEKARQLLTQDKVAVVFGCWTSVSRKSVLPVFEELNGLLFYPVQYEGEELSYNVFYTGAAPNQQAIPAVEYLMSKEGGGAKRFFLLGTDYVYPRTTNKILRAFLKSKGVKESDIEEVYTPFGHTDYQTIVGNIKKFAQGGKTAVISTINGDSNVPFYKELGNQGLKATDVPVVAFSVGEEELRGVDTKPLVGHLAAWNYFMSLKNPTNEEFIKKWAAYAKAKNLPGHRDKPITNDPMEATYIGIHMWKQAVEKARTTDVDKVIAAMAGQTFKAPSGFTVKMDEKNHHLHKPVFIGEVRADGQFNVVWKSKGLVKAQPWSPYIPGNDKKKDEPEKK; encoded by the coding sequence ATGAACCGGAAGCAATTCTTGAAAACGGCGCTCGGCCTGGCGGCTGCCCTCTGGTGGGCTGCGCCCCTGCAGGCTGCCGAGACCATCAAGGTAGGAATCCTGCACTCGCTCTCGGGCACCATGGCCATCAGCGAGACGGTGCTGAAAGACGTTGCCCTGATGACCATCGAGGAAATCAACGCCAAGGGCGGGGTCTTGGGCAAAAAACTGGAGCCCGTGGTGGTGGACCCGGCCTCCAACTGGCCCCTGTTCGCCGAGAAAGCGCGCCAGCTCCTTACCCAGGACAAGGTGGCCGTCGTCTTCGGCTGCTGGACCTCGGTATCACGCAAATCCGTGCTGCCCGTGTTCGAAGAGCTCAACGGGCTGCTTTTCTATCCCGTCCAGTACGAGGGCGAGGAGCTGTCCTACAACGTCTTCTACACCGGGGCCGCTCCTAACCAGCAGGCGATTCCCGCGGTCGAATACCTGATGAGCAAGGAAGGCGGCGGTGCCAAACGCTTCTTCCTCCTCGGCACGGATTACGTGTATCCCCGCACCACCAACAAGATCCTGCGCGCCTTCCTCAAGTCGAAAGGGGTCAAGGAGTCGGACATCGAGGAAGTCTACACGCCGTTCGGGCACACCGACTACCAGACCATCGTCGGCAACATCAAGAAGTTCGCCCAGGGCGGAAAGACCGCGGTGATCTCCACGATCAATGGCGACTCCAACGTGCCGTTTTACAAGGAACTCGGCAACCAGGGCTTGAAGGCCACCGACGTGCCAGTGGTGGCGTTCTCGGTCGGGGAAGAAGAGCTGCGGGGCGTCGACACCAAGCCGCTGGTGGGTCACCTGGCGGCGTGGAACTACTTCATGTCGCTCAAAAATCCGACCAACGAGGAATTCATCAAGAAATGGGCGGCGTACGCCAAGGCGAAGAACCTGCCCGGCCACCGGGACAAACCCATCACCAACGATCCGATGGAGGCCACCTACATCGGCATCCACATGTGGAAGCAGGCGGTGGAAAAGGCCAGGACGACCGATGTCGATAAGGTCATCGCCGCCATGGCGGGCCAGACCTTCAAGGCCCCTTCCGGCTTCACCGTGAAAATGGACGAAAAAAACCACCACCTGCATAAGCCGGTGTTCATCGGCGAAGTGCGGGCGGACGGCCAATTCAACGTGGTGTGGAAAAGCAAGGGCCTCGTCAAGGCCCAGCCGTGGAGCCCCTACATCCCCGGCAACGATAAGAAGAAAGACGAACCGGAGAAGAAGTAA
- the thrS gene encoding threonine--tRNA ligase produces MSVVITLPDKSQKTFDQPVTVAEVAAAIGPGLARAALAGRVNGRLVDTSYRIESDAEVAIVTDKDPEGLEILRHSTAHLLAHAVKELFPDAQVTIGPVIQNGFYYDFAYKRPFTPEDLEAIEKRMAEIAQRDYPVERQVLPRDAAIRFFREQGEEYKARIIEAIPEGEEISLYRQDGFTDLCRGPHVPSTGRLKVFKLLKVAGAYWRGDARNEMLQRIYGTAWGKKEDQERYLKALEEAEKRDHRRLGRQLDLFHTQDEAPGMVFWHPKGWAVWQQVEQYMRRVYVDNGYQEVRCPQILDVSLWQRSGHWDNFRENMFFTASENRQYAVKPMNCPGHVQIFNSALRSYRDLPLRYGEFGSCHRNEPSGALHGLMRVRAFTQDDGHIFCTSEQIEPEVVAFHRLALSVYADFGFDEVTIKLALRPEKRIGSDAIWDQAEGALRAALAACGVQWEELPGEGAFYGPKIEYHLQDSIGRSWQCGTIQVDFAMPQRLGAEYVAEDNTRKTPVMLHRAILGSMERFIGILIEHYAGAFPLWLAPVQAVVMNISEGQAAYAREVGEVLRRRGLRVECDLRNEKITYKIREHSLQKVPFQLVVGDKEVAARKVAVRARGNQDLGAMTLEGFWNLVERELAKKGRTG; encoded by the coding sequence ATGTCGGTCGTCATCACGCTGCCCGACAAGTCGCAAAAGACGTTCGACCAGCCGGTGACCGTGGCGGAAGTCGCCGCGGCCATCGGTCCGGGTCTTGCGCGCGCCGCGCTCGCCGGCCGGGTCAACGGGCGGCTGGTGGACACCTCCTACCGTATCGAGTCCGACGCTGAGGTGGCCATCGTCACGGACAAGGACCCCGAGGGGCTGGAGATCCTACGCCACTCCACGGCCCATCTCCTGGCCCACGCGGTGAAGGAGCTCTTTCCCGACGCCCAGGTGACTATCGGCCCGGTGATCCAAAACGGCTTCTACTACGACTTCGCCTACAAGCGTCCCTTCACCCCTGAGGACCTGGAGGCGATCGAAAAGCGCATGGCGGAGATCGCCCAAAGGGACTACCCAGTGGAACGCCAGGTGCTCCCCCGGGACGCGGCGATCAGGTTCTTCCGCGAACAGGGCGAAGAGTACAAGGCCCGGATCATCGAGGCGATCCCCGAGGGGGAGGAAATCTCTCTGTACCGCCAGGATGGATTCACGGATCTATGCCGGGGGCCCCACGTGCCCTCCACCGGCCGGCTCAAGGTCTTCAAGCTGCTCAAGGTGGCGGGGGCTTACTGGCGGGGCGACGCGCGCAACGAGATGCTGCAGCGGATCTACGGCACCGCCTGGGGAAAAAAGGAAGACCAGGAGCGCTATCTCAAGGCCCTGGAAGAGGCGGAGAAGCGCGACCACCGTCGGCTCGGGCGCCAGCTGGATCTGTTTCACACCCAGGACGAGGCGCCAGGAATGGTGTTCTGGCATCCCAAGGGATGGGCCGTGTGGCAGCAGGTGGAACAGTACATGCGCCGGGTGTACGTGGACAACGGCTACCAGGAAGTGCGCTGCCCCCAGATCCTGGACGTGAGCCTGTGGCAGCGCTCGGGTCACTGGGACAACTTCCGCGAGAACATGTTCTTCACCGCTTCCGAAAACCGGCAATACGCGGTGAAGCCCATGAACTGCCCGGGCCACGTGCAGATCTTCAATAGCGCGCTGCGCAGCTACCGGGACCTGCCCCTGCGCTACGGGGAGTTCGGCTCCTGCCACCGCAACGAGCCCTCCGGGGCGCTGCACGGGCTCATGCGGGTGCGGGCCTTCACCCAGGACGATGGCCACATCTTCTGCACCTCGGAGCAGATCGAGCCCGAGGTGGTGGCGTTCCACCGCCTGGCCCTGAGCGTCTACGCCGATTTCGGCTTCGACGAGGTCACCATCAAGCTGGCCCTGCGGCCCGAGAAGCGGATCGGCTCCGACGCGATCTGGGACCAGGCGGAAGGGGCGTTGCGGGCGGCGCTCGCCGCCTGCGGCGTGCAATGGGAGGAGCTTCCCGGCGAAGGAGCCTTTTACGGCCCCAAGATCGAATACCATCTCCAGGACTCCATCGGCCGCTCGTGGCAGTGCGGAACCATCCAGGTGGACTTCGCAATGCCCCAGCGCCTGGGGGCGGAGTACGTGGCGGAGGACAACACCCGCAAGACGCCGGTCATGCTCCACCGGGCCATCCTGGGCTCCATGGAGCGGTTCATCGGCATCCTGATCGAGCACTACGCCGGGGCGTTTCCCCTATGGCTCGCCCCCGTCCAGGCGGTGGTGATGAACATCTCCGAAGGCCAGGCGGCTTACGCCCGGGAGGTGGGCGAGGTGCTGCGGCGCCGGGGGCTGCGGGTGGAATGCGACTTGAGGAACGAAAAAATAACCTATAAAATTCGAGAACATAGTTTGCAGAAAGTGCCGTTCCAGCTCGTTGTCGGGGACAAGGAGGTGGCGGCGCGGAAAGTGGCGGTGCGCGCGCGAGGCAACCAGGACCTGGGGGCGATGACCCTAGAAGGATTCTGGAACCTGGTCGAGCGGGAACTGGCCAAGAAGGGGCGCACTGGATGA
- a CDS encoding branched-chain amino acid ABC transporter permease, which yields MKRLLHLIAPILSLLPLCALAMAPQRLQALAFGDSDEKIAAIREIAAGGDHSALPVLQALENAELHTTPDGRVLIVKDGAVIDAATGGKVEPTPEQLDEVVVNNRIRSELATAIASLKLFSKNRAERLAAAQALQAGADESLLPAISRALAQETDPRIKEKLQLAQAGLQLASPDPATRLSAVRTLAASSDPNTRTLLLALLAKKADGYAEPDPTVRAEAEKSLRAVESRLAMGERAAQVFSGVSLGSILLLAALGLAITYGLMGVINLAHGELIMVGAYATYVVQNLFRSHLPHAFDFYLLCAAPAAFVTSALVGIALERSVIRHLYGRPLETLLATWGISLILIQGVRTLFGAQNVQVENPSWMSGGVELMSNVVLPYNRIVIILFASMVVLLVAALLARTRLGLFIRAVTQNRSMAGCCGVPTARVDTYAFGLGAGIAGLAGCALSQIGNVGPDLGQAYIVDSFMVVVLGGVGQLAGTVYAALGLGVVNKFLEAWQGAVLAKIAVLVFIILFIQKRPQGLFALKGRTAES from the coding sequence GTGAAACGACTGCTGCATCTCATCGCCCCGATCCTGTCGCTACTGCCGCTCTGCGCGCTGGCGATGGCGCCGCAACGGCTCCAGGCCCTGGCCTTCGGCGACAGTGACGAGAAGATCGCCGCGATTCGCGAAATCGCGGCAGGAGGCGACCACTCGGCGCTGCCGGTGCTCCAGGCCCTGGAAAACGCCGAGCTCCACACGACCCCCGATGGTCGGGTGCTCATCGTCAAAGACGGTGCGGTCATCGACGCGGCCACAGGCGGGAAAGTGGAGCCGACGCCGGAACAGCTCGACGAGGTGGTCGTCAACAACCGGATTCGCAGCGAACTGGCGACCGCCATCGCCAGCCTTAAGCTGTTTTCCAAAAACCGCGCCGAGCGCCTGGCGGCGGCACAGGCGCTGCAAGCCGGCGCGGACGAATCGCTGCTGCCGGCGATCTCCCGGGCTCTCGCCCAGGAGACCGACCCCCGGATCAAAGAAAAGCTGCAACTGGCCCAGGCCGGACTGCAGCTGGCCAGCCCCGATCCGGCCACCCGCCTCTCCGCCGTCAGGACGCTTGCCGCCAGCAGCGATCCCAACACCCGGACGCTGCTGCTCGCTTTGCTGGCGAAAAAAGCCGATGGCTACGCCGAGCCCGATCCCACCGTGCGCGCCGAGGCCGAAAAATCCTTGCGGGCGGTGGAGAGCCGGCTGGCGATGGGCGAGCGGGCGGCCCAGGTCTTCAGCGGTGTGAGCCTGGGCAGCATCCTGCTGCTCGCCGCCCTGGGACTTGCCATCACCTACGGCCTCATGGGCGTCATCAACCTGGCCCATGGCGAGCTCATCATGGTGGGCGCCTACGCCACCTACGTGGTGCAGAACCTGTTCCGCAGCCATCTGCCCCATGCGTTCGACTTCTACCTGCTGTGCGCCGCCCCGGCGGCGTTCGTCACTTCGGCCCTCGTCGGCATCGCCTTGGAACGCAGCGTGATCCGCCACCTGTACGGGCGGCCCCTGGAGACGCTGCTCGCCACCTGGGGCATCAGCCTGATCCTGATCCAAGGGGTCCGCACGCTCTTCGGCGCCCAGAACGTCCAGGTCGAGAACCCGTCCTGGATGTCGGGCGGTGTAGAACTGATGAGCAACGTGGTGTTGCCCTACAACCGGATCGTCATCATCCTGTTCGCCAGCATGGTCGTCCTGCTGGTGGCCGCGCTGCTCGCCCGAACCCGCCTCGGTCTGTTCATCCGCGCCGTCACGCAGAATCGGTCCATGGCGGGCTGCTGCGGCGTCCCCACCGCGCGGGTGGACACCTACGCTTTCGGCTTGGGCGCCGGCATCGCCGGGCTCGCGGGGTGCGCCCTTTCCCAGATCGGCAACGTCGGACCCGACCTCGGCCAAGCCTACATTGTGGACTCCTTCATGGTCGTGGTGTTGGGCGGCGTCGGGCAGCTCGCCGGCACGGTCTACGCAGCGCTCGGCCTTGGCGTCGTGAACAAGTTCCTCGAAGCATGGCAAGGCGCCGTGCTGGCCAAGATCGCCGTGCTGGTCTTCATCATCCTGTTCATCCAGAAACGACCCCAGGGCCTGTTTGCCCTGAAAGGGCGGACCGCGGAGAGCTGA
- the infC gene encoding translation initiation factor IF-3, which yields MTWRADAIVQEKQHRINGEITAPEVRLIGVNGEQIGIVSLATAQQMAEEAELDLVEIAPQAKPPVCRIMDYGKFKYRESKKRHEARLKQKQIQVKEIKFRPGTDEGDYQIKLRNLVRFLQEGDKAKVTLRFRGREMAHQEIGVRLLERVKADLEPYGMVEQFPKMEGRQMVMVLSPKKK from the coding sequence TTGACTTGGAGGGCTGACGCTATCGTTCAAGAGAAACAGCACCGGATCAACGGCGAGATCACCGCGCCCGAGGTCCGACTGATCGGCGTAAACGGCGAGCAGATCGGCATCGTGAGCCTGGCCACCGCCCAGCAAATGGCGGAGGAAGCTGAGCTGGACCTGGTGGAAATCGCGCCGCAGGCGAAGCCCCCGGTTTGTCGCATCATGGACTACGGGAAGTTCAAGTACCGGGAGAGCAAGAAGCGACACGAAGCCAGGCTCAAGCAGAAGCAGATCCAAGTCAAGGAGATCAAGTTCCGGCCGGGAACCGACGAAGGGGACTACCAGATCAAGCTGCGCAACCTGGTTCGTTTCCTCCAGGAAGGGGATAAAGCGAAGGTGACGCTGCGCTTCCGCGGGCGCGAGATGGCCCACCAGGAGATCGGCGTGCGGCTGCTCGAGCGGGTGAAGGCGGACCTGGAACCCTACGGCATGGTAGAACAGTTTCCCAAGATGGAAGGGCGGCAGATGGTGATGGTGCTGTCGCCCAAGAAGAAGTGA
- the rplT gene encoding 50S ribosomal protein L20, whose protein sequence is MPRVKRGVTARARHKKVLAQAKGYRGRRKNVFRVATQAVMKAGQYAYRDRRQRKRQFRALWIARINAAARECGLTYSAFMNGLKKASIEIDRKVLADLAVLDKPAFARIAEQAKASLGT, encoded by the coding sequence ATGCCGAGAGTCAAACGTGGAGTCACGGCGCGCGCCCGCCACAAGAAGGTACTCGCCCAGGCCAAGGGCTACCGGGGCCGCCGCAAGAATGTGTTCCGGGTCGCCACCCAGGCGGTGATGAAGGCGGGGCAGTACGCCTACCGGGACCGCCGCCAGCGCAAGCGCCAGTTTAGGGCCCTGTGGATCGCCCGCATCAACGCCGCAGCGCGGGAGTGCGGTCTCACCTACAGCGCCTTCATGAACGGGCTGAAAAAGGCCTCCATCGAGATCGACCGCAAGGTGCTGGCCGATCTCGCGGTATTGGACAAGCCGGCCTTCGCCCGCATCGCGGAGCAAGCCAAGGCGAGCCTCGGCACCTGA
- a CDS encoding ABC transporter ATP-binding protein: protein MKAGSMAVDHSAASGSTAFGHVLQPGELDTSHGTILYLENISVSFDGFKALNDLNLVIDAGELRCVIGPNGAGKTTMMDVISGKTRPDRGKAFFGQTIDLTRLTEPEIAQVGIGRKFQKPTVFEQHTVFENLELAMKTDKGVFASLFAELDDDQRDRIAETLRLVQLADQADRPAGLLSHGQKQWLEIGMLLMQEPKLLLLDEPVAGMTDEETERTAELFISLAGRHSLIVVEHDMKFVSRIARKVTVLHEGSVLTEGSMETVQNDPRVIEVYLGR from the coding sequence ATGAAAGCCGGAAGCATGGCCGTTGACCACAGCGCCGCCAGCGGCTCGACCGCCTTCGGTCACGTCCTGCAGCCGGGCGAGCTGGATACCTCCCACGGCACCATCCTCTACCTAGAAAACATCAGCGTCAGCTTCGATGGGTTCAAAGCCCTCAACGACCTCAACCTGGTCATCGACGCGGGGGAGCTGCGATGCGTCATCGGCCCCAACGGCGCCGGCAAGACCACCATGATGGACGTGATCAGCGGCAAGACGCGCCCGGACAGGGGAAAAGCGTTCTTCGGCCAGACCATCGACCTGACGCGCCTCACCGAGCCGGAGATCGCCCAGGTCGGCATCGGACGCAAGTTCCAAAAGCCCACCGTGTTCGAGCAACATACGGTGTTCGAAAACCTGGAGCTGGCGATGAAGACCGACAAGGGCGTGTTCGCCAGCCTATTCGCCGAGCTGGACGACGACCAGCGCGACCGCATTGCGGAAACGCTGCGCCTGGTGCAACTGGCCGATCAGGCGGACCGCCCGGCCGGGCTCTTGTCCCACGGCCAGAAGCAGTGGTTGGAAATCGGCATGCTCCTGATGCAGGAGCCCAAGCTGTTGCTGCTGGACGAGCCGGTGGCGGGAATGACGGACGAGGAAACGGAGCGCACCGCAGAGCTGTTCATTTCCCTCGCTGGCCGCCACTCCCTGATCGTGGTGGAGCACGACATGAAGTTCGTCAGCCGCATCGCACGCAAGGTCACCGTCCTGCATGAAGGCAGCGTGCTGACCGAAGGTTCCATGGAGACAGTGCAGAACGACCCGCGGGTGATCGAGGTATATCTTGGACGCTGA